The following are from one region of the Sandaracinus amylolyticus genome:
- a CDS encoding oxygenase MpaB family protein gives MTVSDRRPTEFRYAENLDRRFPRLVRALGQRVLGFDPAPSDEVVRALASMYYDADPLAEAYVDEVYLRRGTAVGREMLERALAHGVASVEGAPASLVRLLDDVEHDPEWVDWDLVEQGARVFRRWSTDVFRFAGAITLAAYSESSVAKPLALTGAYAGASTKHRFLETAAFWIAVSDPGGLRPGAPGRLSAMRVRMMHVFVRQRLLAHPEWDLHAWGVPISQADALLTLMGGSFGPGLAMHAMGYRTSVREIEATMHFWRYVGHLMGVRPRWYPSSMREAAQLSFVTFVKSARRAGEDGKMLCRSYASAFAPEGDGSFFARMRGELEHRVHLGYTRFFLPAPIYRHNGLPPAGVFALAPLALAPFVLALETARRNVPGAEAISDRVARARRERWLARHLGGRKTEYRPVESFTR, from the coding sequence GTGACAGTGAGCGATCGGCGCCCCACCGAGTTCCGCTACGCGGAGAACCTCGATCGACGTTTCCCGCGCCTCGTGCGCGCGCTCGGCCAGCGCGTGCTCGGGTTCGATCCCGCGCCGAGCGACGAGGTCGTGCGGGCGCTCGCGTCGATGTACTACGACGCCGATCCCCTCGCCGAGGCGTACGTCGACGAGGTCTATCTCCGCCGCGGCACCGCCGTCGGTCGCGAGATGCTCGAGCGCGCGCTCGCCCACGGCGTCGCGAGCGTCGAGGGCGCGCCCGCGTCGCTGGTGCGTCTGCTCGACGACGTGGAGCACGACCCCGAGTGGGTCGACTGGGACCTCGTCGAGCAGGGCGCGCGCGTGTTCCGGCGGTGGAGCACCGACGTCTTCCGCTTCGCGGGCGCGATCACGCTCGCCGCGTACTCCGAGAGCTCGGTCGCGAAGCCGCTCGCGCTGACCGGCGCGTACGCAGGCGCGTCGACGAAGCATCGGTTCCTCGAGACCGCCGCGTTCTGGATCGCGGTGTCGGACCCCGGAGGGTTGCGGCCCGGCGCACCGGGACGCCTGTCCGCGATGCGCGTGCGCATGATGCACGTGTTCGTGCGGCAGCGACTGCTCGCGCATCCGGAGTGGGATCTCCACGCGTGGGGCGTCCCGATCAGCCAGGCCGACGCGCTGCTCACGCTGATGGGCGGGAGCTTCGGCCCCGGCCTCGCGATGCACGCGATGGGTTATCGGACCAGCGTGCGCGAGATCGAGGCGACGATGCACTTCTGGCGCTACGTCGGGCACCTCATGGGCGTGCGACCGCGCTGGTATCCGTCGTCGATGCGCGAGGCGGCGCAGCTCTCGTTCGTGACCTTCGTGAAGTCGGCGCGCCGCGCGGGCGAGGACGGCAAGATGCTGTGTCGCTCGTACGCCAGCGCGTTCGCGCCCGAGGGCGACGGATCGTTCTTCGCGCGCATGCGCGGCGAGCTCGAGCACCGCGTGCACCTCGGCTACACGCGCTTCTTCCTCCCCGCGCCGATCTATCGACACAACGGTCTGCCCCCGGCCGGGGTGTTCGCGCTCGCGCCGCTCGCGCTCGCGCCCTTCGTGCTCGCGCTCGAGACCGCGCGGCGGAACGTGCCGGGCGCCGAGGCGATCAGCGATCGGGTCGCGCGCGCACGGCGCGAGCGCTGGCTCGCGCGTCACCTCGGGGGGCGCAAGACCGAGTACCGGCCCGTCGAGTCGTTCACGCGGTAG
- the fabF gene encoding beta-ketoacyl-ACP synthase II produces MSRTKVVITGIGAVTPLAHDAHATWRAMLEGASGAAPITRFDASAFETRFACEVKDWDATRHMSRKLVKELDRFSELAIVAAGQAIADAELALSEHEQTRAGCIVGVGMGGLETIERTTHKIRDKGPSRVSPYTIPAVCANLAAGQISIAHGLRGPSYSTTSACATGAHAIGEAAEWIRRGRADVMIAGGAEAVITPVGIGGFEAMRALSRHAGDPRRASRPFDRARDGFVCGEGAGVVVLESEARARGRGARIYAELSGYGASSDAFHVAQPSPDGDGCARSMRMALEDASLSEGAIDYVNAHATSTPAGDLAEARGIVRALGDRRVAVSSTKSMTGHMLGAAGAVELIVAALAVARGVVPPSINVEELDPEIALDVVSNVAREMRVEHALSNAFGFGGTNATLIVSRYARAA; encoded by the coding sequence ATGAGCCGTACCAAGGTCGTCATCACCGGGATCGGCGCGGTCACGCCGCTCGCGCACGACGCGCACGCCACCTGGCGCGCGATGCTCGAGGGAGCGAGCGGCGCCGCGCCGATCACGCGCTTCGACGCCAGCGCGTTCGAGACGCGCTTCGCGTGCGAGGTGAAGGACTGGGACGCGACGCGCCACATGTCGCGCAAGCTCGTCAAAGAGCTCGATCGCTTCTCGGAGCTCGCGATCGTCGCCGCGGGCCAGGCGATCGCGGACGCGGAGCTCGCGCTGAGCGAGCACGAGCAGACGCGCGCGGGCTGCATCGTCGGCGTCGGCATGGGCGGGCTCGAGACGATCGAGCGCACCACCCACAAGATCCGCGACAAGGGCCCGTCGCGCGTGAGCCCGTACACGATCCCCGCGGTCTGCGCGAACCTCGCGGCGGGACAGATCTCGATCGCGCACGGGCTGCGCGGGCCGAGCTACTCGACGACGAGCGCCTGCGCGACCGGTGCGCACGCGATCGGCGAGGCCGCGGAGTGGATCCGTCGTGGTCGCGCCGACGTGATGATCGCCGGGGGCGCCGAGGCGGTGATCACGCCGGTCGGGATCGGCGGGTTCGAGGCGATGCGCGCGCTCTCTCGCCACGCCGGCGATCCTCGGCGCGCGAGCCGGCCCTTCGATCGTGCGCGCGATGGCTTCGTGTGCGGCGAGGGCGCGGGCGTCGTGGTGCTGGAGTCCGAAGCGCGCGCTCGCGGGCGCGGCGCGCGCATCTACGCGGAGCTCTCGGGCTACGGCGCGTCGAGCGACGCGTTCCACGTGGCGCAGCCGAGCCCCGACGGAGACGGCTGTGCGCGCTCGATGCGCATGGCGCTCGAGGACGCATCGCTCTCCGAGGGCGCGATCGACTACGTCAACGCCCACGCGACCTCGACGCCCGCGGGCGATCTCGCGGAGGCGCGCGGCATCGTGCGCGCGCTCGGAGATCGGCGTGTCGCGGTCAGCAGCACGAAGAGCATGACGGGCCACATGCTCGGCGCGGCCGGCGCGGTGGAGCTGATCGTCGCTGCGCTCGCGGTCGCGCGCGGTGTCGTGCCTCCGTCGATCAACGTCGAAGAGCTCGATCCCGAGATCGCGCTCGACGTGGTGTCGAACGTCGCGCGCGAGATGCGCGTGGAGCACGCGCTGTCCAACGCGTTCGGGTTCGGCGGGACCAACGCGACGCTGATCGTGTCGCGCTACGCCCGAGCCGCGTGA
- a CDS encoding acetyl-CoA C-acetyltransferase gives MTNSWIIDAVRTPRGRGKAGKGALSGIHPQELFAQVLRALEARGLSAKEVDDVLVGAVSQVGEQGANVARNAVLAAGWPIEVTGASVNRFCASGLQTVHFGAMAVASGAQDLVVAGGVESMSRVPMGSDGGGQDGGNQTLRERVFQVPQGISADLIATLEGFSREDVDGLALRSQINASRAIEEHRFARSIVPVIDPARGVVVLERDESPRPDTTLAGLGALPPSFVHLGAAVVGPKGETLDQIALATQPRIDAIRHLHTAGNSSGLADGAAAVVLASDRYVKEHAIKPRARIRAMATIGSDPVLMLTAPAPASQKALRRAGMTTRDIDLWEINEAFAAVVLETTRTLDIPPDRVNVNGGAIALGHPLGATGAMLLGTAIDELERRDLQTALVTMCIGGGQGIATIVERV, from the coding sequence ATGACCAACAGCTGGATCATCGACGCCGTCCGCACGCCGCGCGGTCGGGGCAAGGCAGGCAAGGGCGCGCTCTCGGGCATCCACCCGCAAGAGCTCTTCGCGCAGGTGCTGCGCGCCCTCGAAGCGAGGGGGCTCTCCGCGAAGGAGGTCGACGACGTCCTCGTCGGCGCGGTCTCGCAGGTCGGCGAGCAGGGCGCGAACGTCGCGCGCAACGCGGTGCTCGCGGCCGGCTGGCCGATCGAGGTCACGGGCGCTTCGGTGAATCGGTTCTGCGCGTCGGGCCTGCAGACGGTTCACTTCGGCGCGATGGCGGTCGCGTCGGGCGCCCAGGATCTCGTGGTCGCAGGCGGCGTCGAGAGCATGTCGCGGGTGCCGATGGGCTCCGACGGCGGAGGTCAGGACGGCGGCAACCAGACGCTGCGCGAGCGCGTGTTCCAGGTGCCCCAGGGCATCAGCGCGGATCTGATCGCGACGCTCGAGGGCTTCTCGCGCGAGGACGTCGACGGGCTCGCGCTGCGCTCCCAGATCAACGCGTCGCGCGCGATCGAGGAGCACCGCTTCGCGCGCTCGATCGTGCCGGTGATCGATCCCGCGCGCGGCGTCGTCGTGCTCGAGCGCGACGAGAGCCCGCGCCCCGACACCACGCTCGCGGGGCTGGGCGCGCTGCCGCCCTCGTTCGTGCATCTCGGCGCCGCGGTGGTGGGCCCGAAGGGCGAGACCCTCGACCAGATCGCGCTCGCGACCCAGCCCCGCATCGACGCGATCCGTCACCTGCACACCGCGGGCAACTCGAGCGGTCTCGCCGACGGCGCGGCCGCGGTGGTGCTCGCGTCCGATCGCTACGTGAAGGAGCACGCGATCAAGCCGCGCGCCCGCATCCGCGCGATGGCGACGATCGGCAGCGACCCGGTGCTGATGCTCACCGCGCCCGCGCCTGCGAGCCAGAAGGCGCTGCGCCGCGCCGGCATGACCACGCGCGACATCGATCTCTGGGAGATCAACGAGGCCTTCGCCGCGGTGGTGCTCGAGACCACGCGCACGCTCGACATTCCTCCCGATCGCGTGAACGTGAACGGCGGTGCGATCGCGCTCGGTCACCCGCTCGGCGCGACCGGCGCGATGCTGCTCGGCACCGCGATCGACGAGCTCGAGCGACGCGATCTGCAGACCGCGCTCGTGACGATGTGCATCGGCGGCGGTCAGGGCATCGCGACGATCGTCGAGCGCGTTTGA